One genomic segment of Alkalicoccobacillus plakortidis includes these proteins:
- a CDS encoding AAA family ATPase, with amino-acid sequence MTKSLKLLSIELTHFKGIKSFRLEANGEDVVVYGDNASGKTSVFDAFVWLLFNKNSQNKTDFDIKTLTESGDHLHGLSHEVEAKFEIDGIKKLTLKKVYAEKWTKKRGSAESTFSGHTTDHFIDEIPKKKKEFDEKVAELIKEDVFKLLTSPTYFNEQLHWQKRRDVLLQVGGDISNDEVVAANKELASLPSILGDRSIEDHRKWLTSQKAGVNAQLDTLPVRIDEVQRSLPDVSGLDESLIAQE; translated from the coding sequence ATGACTAAATCATTAAAATTGCTCTCGATTGAACTCACTCATTTTAAAGGGATTAAAAGTTTTCGTTTGGAGGCGAATGGAGAAGACGTTGTTGTCTATGGAGATAACGCTAGTGGAAAGACCAGTGTATTTGATGCTTTCGTTTGGTTGCTCTTTAACAAGAACAGTCAAAATAAAACAGATTTTGATATCAAAACATTAACGGAGTCAGGAGATCACCTTCATGGTTTGAGTCATGAGGTAGAAGCTAAATTTGAGATAGATGGGATTAAGAAGCTGACCTTAAAGAAAGTCTATGCCGAAAAGTGGACTAAAAAACGTGGAAGTGCAGAGAGCACTTTCTCTGGCCACACTACAGACCATTTTATTGATGAAATTCCCAAAAAGAAAAAAGAATTTGATGAAAAAGTAGCAGAGCTCATTAAGGAAGATGTCTTTAAACTGCTTACATCACCAACTTACTTTAATGAGCAATTGCATTGGCAGAAGCGTAGAGACGTTCTACTTCAAGTCGGGGGTGATATCTCGAATGATGAGGTTGTGGCAGCTAACAAAGAGCTCGCTTCATTACCAAGTATCTTAGGCGATCGATCTATTGAGGATCATCGTAAATGGCTTACTTCTCAAAAAGCAGGTGTAAATGCACAGCTTGATACGTTACCTGTCCGCATTGATGAAGTTCAAAGGTCACTTCCCGATGTTTCTGGCTTAGATGAATCACTCATTGCCCAAGAGAT
- a CDS encoding helix-turn-helix domain-containing protein: MKLSAMMRAMRVKAGFDQRELATELNLSQSCVSKFETGKKIPSFPQMIHWAEVTNAKELIIAYIAAGDGLTVLQNAMQLITGG, encoded by the coding sequence TTGAAGCTCAGCGCCATGATGCGCGCTATGAGGGTAAAAGCGGGATTTGATCAGCGTGAATTAGCAACAGAATTGAACCTATCACAGTCGTGCGTTTCTAAATTTGAAACAGGGAAGAAAATACCGAGCTTTCCGCAGATGATTCACTGGGCGGAAGTCACAAATGCTAAAGAATTAATCATAGCTTATATTGCTGCAGGTGACGGGTTGACGGTTTTACAAAATGCCATGCAATTAATTACAGGAGGTTGA
- a CDS encoding helix-turn-helix transcriptional regulator — MNTKLLEQKRNEKKLTQAQVAKIIGIDRSYYTKIELGLVPSVKVAKKLAQLFNLEWTIFFENDCAKSAQ, encoded by the coding sequence ATGAACACTAAACTTTTAGAGCAAAAGCGAAATGAGAAAAAGCTAACTCAAGCTCAAGTAGCTAAGATCATAGGTATTGACCGTTCTTATTACACTAAAATTGAACTGGGTTTAGTTCCTAGTGTTAAGGTCGCTAAGAAATTGGCTCAGCTATTTAATTTAGAATGGACTATTTTTTTTGAAAATGATTGTGCAAAAAGTGCACAATAA
- a CDS encoding helix-turn-helix domain-containing protein, with translation MYGKRLTSLRKQKKLSQEGLTNKLGINRSTYARYEREQTQPDYDTLQKLADFFEVSTDYLLGRVDEPDSMISIAFEDGGEEPLSEDEKEHLEEMLKNFRETKKRWLKARGLPEED, from the coding sequence ATGTATGGGAAGAGGCTTACTTCTTTGAGAAAACAAAAAAAGTTATCTCAAGAAGGGTTAACAAATAAATTAGGAATTAACCGATCTACTTATGCTCGTTATGAAAGAGAGCAGACACAACCAGACTATGATACTCTTCAGAAGTTAGCCGATTTCTTCGAAGTTTCTACTGATTATTTGTTAGGAAGAGTAGACGAACCAGACTCAATGATCTCAATCGCGTTTGAAGATGGCGGTGAAGAGCCTTTATCCGAAGATGAAAAAGAGCACTTAGAAGAAATGCTTAAAAATTTTAGAGAGACCAAAAAGCGTTGGTTAAAAGCAAGAGGTTTGCCTGAGGAAGATTAA
- a CDS encoding ImmA/IrrE family metallo-endopeptidase, translating into MRFATQKDTTASKFFKQKGILTVEHLDMNYLADIFRLEIQYVKFKSKVLYRDSFTIMALTEGNSIIETRRTFFHELSHHFNHYGSQNKMDTSFRDLQESQARWLSLYYAMPLHIFEPLLIKYKDPKYLAELFELPIDMILERCETIKRERSRSEQYDVHRRKEFVHRVKSKSLQPGKVHNGTLSILNQLKNQVGKERMSNDVTRLL; encoded by the coding sequence ATGCGCTTCGCAACTCAGAAGGACACAACTGCAAGTAAATTTTTTAAGCAAAAAGGCATCTTAACGGTTGAACATTTAGACATGAATTATCTCGCAGATATCTTTAGATTAGAGATTCAGTACGTTAAGTTTAAAAGCAAAGTTCTATATAGAGATTCATTTACCATTATGGCACTTACTGAAGGTAATTCGATAATAGAAACTAGACGCACTTTCTTTCATGAACTGAGTCACCACTTTAATCATTATGGGAGTCAGAATAAGATGGATACTAGCTTTAGAGATTTACAAGAATCACAAGCAAGATGGCTTTCTTTATATTATGCGATGCCATTGCATATTTTTGAGCCTTTATTAATTAAATATAAAGATCCTAAATATCTTGCAGAACTGTTTGAGCTACCTATAGATATGATCTTAGAACGCTGTGAAACAATTAAAAGAGAACGATCAAGATCGGAACAGTACGATGTACATAGAAGAAAAGAATTTGTCCATCGAGTGAAAAGTAAAAGTTTACAACCTGGTAAAGTTCATAACGGTACTCTATCGATCTTAAATCAATTAAAAAATCAAGTAGGTAAAGAAAGGATGAGTAATGATGTTACGCGTTTATTATGA
- a CDS encoding recombinase family protein produces MRCAIYRRVSTDRQREEGFSLEAQESRLRAYVESQGWTVYDDYADEGYSAKNTNRPYLQKMLKDMSEDKFDVILVYKLDRFVRSVVDLHNMLQEMEKFDVKFKSCTEIFDTTTATGRMFITIIATLAQWERETIGERVFDVSIKNAENGHRPGTKTPFGYKTVNKKLYPEPQNFKYGQYIYERIASVSADTVAKELNAMGSRNRRGNPWDGKSIEYIARNPINVGIVRWNYRKMINGNWKLTNEAVQEKIDQEDFIKMVTPEQYNLVQKILDSRKGNGKTRTAVYNAYPYSGILRCKRCGHKITGHRLRRKNGRIERTYKCNGRRKYGVCDLPQIPEKSMDIAFKKSIKLSLDNPDISEKITISLSEAEIESKLKEIQNKKERANELYIDGQITRTRFKDIQKKLIEEEMSLVQIAATVEEEVSQEDLIEFLTDLENQWLELGYDSQKQALTRIFESIEVDVTSETKSGGRYSKAVLAEVAITDFSFRD; encoded by the coding sequence ATGCGTTGCGCTATATATAGAAGAGTTTCAACAGATCGTCAAAGAGAAGAAGGATTCTCACTTGAAGCTCAAGAGTCTAGATTACGAGCTTATGTCGAGTCACAGGGTTGGACAGTATACGACGACTATGCTGATGAAGGTTATAGTGCAAAAAATACTAATAGACCCTACCTTCAAAAAATGTTGAAAGATATGAGTGAAGATAAGTTTGATGTGATTCTTGTTTATAAGTTAGATAGATTTGTAAGGTCTGTAGTTGACCTTCATAATATGCTTCAAGAGATGGAAAAATTCGATGTTAAATTTAAGAGTTGTACTGAAATATTTGATACAACTACAGCTACAGGTCGAATGTTTATAACCATTATTGCAACACTTGCTCAATGGGAACGTGAAACGATTGGAGAAAGGGTTTTTGATGTCTCTATTAAGAATGCCGAAAACGGTCATCGTCCTGGTACCAAAACTCCTTTTGGTTATAAGACAGTCAATAAGAAGTTATATCCTGAACCACAAAACTTTAAGTATGGCCAATACATTTATGAAAGAATAGCTAGTGTCTCAGCTGACACTGTCGCAAAAGAACTTAATGCTATGGGATCTAGAAATCGCCGTGGTAACCCATGGGATGGTAAGAGTATTGAGTACATTGCAAGAAACCCAATAAACGTTGGCATTGTAAGATGGAACTACAGAAAAATGATAAACGGTAATTGGAAGCTCACTAATGAAGCTGTTCAAGAGAAAATTGATCAGGAAGACTTTATTAAAATGGTTACACCAGAACAATATAACCTAGTACAAAAAATATTAGATAGCCGAAAAGGCAATGGTAAAACTAGGACTGCAGTTTATAATGCTTACCCCTATTCTGGTATTCTGCGTTGTAAAAGGTGTGGTCATAAAATTACAGGTCATAGGCTTAGACGAAAAAATGGCAGGATTGAACGCACTTATAAATGCAATGGCAGAAGAAAATACGGTGTATGTGATTTACCACAAATACCCGAAAAATCAATGGATATCGCTTTTAAGAAATCAATAAAATTAAGTTTAGATAATCCCGATATCTCAGAAAAAATAACAATCAGTTTATCGGAAGCTGAAATTGAATCTAAACTAAAAGAAATTCAAAATAAAAAAGAACGTGCCAACGAGCTATACATCGATGGTCAAATAACTAGAACTAGATTTAAAGACATTCAGAAGAAACTAATTGAAGAAGAAATGTCTTTAGTTCAAATCGCTGCTACGGTAGAAGAAGAAGTTTCACAAGAGGATCTTATTGAATTTCTTACTGACTTAGAAAACCAATGGTTAGAATTGGGATATGATAGCCAAAAACAGGCTTTGACAAGAATTTTTGAATCAATCGAGGTTGATGTTACTTCAGAAACAAAAAGCGGAGGAAGGTATAGTAAGGCGGTGCTTGCAGAGGTTGCTATTACTGATTTTAGCTTCAGGGATTAG
- the asnB gene encoding asparagine synthase (glutamine-hydrolyzing): MCGITGWIDWRTDMRTETAAIHKMATTLNRRGPDDLRVWTSPHAGFGHARLVVVDPAGGIQPMTRTVANKDYTLVYNGELYNTEDIRTELLKQGHTFSGHSDTEVLLKSYIEWGSGCLEKFNGIFAFAIWNEQDQSLFMARDRLGVKPLFYSVLHGALIFGSELKALLANPKLDAVVDREGLADVMGLAPSRTPGQGIYKNISELRPGHMLNYDRNGAKVSRYWSLKSKEHTQDADETAGHIRELLTDTVSRQLFADVPVGMFLSGGLDSSALTALAAEIYKKEGKGPIRSYSIDYDENDKYFKSSAFQPNSDAPWIKKVSEELKTNHTNAIISIDTLADQLKEAVNVRDLPGMADVDSSLLWFCKEIKKDVTVGLSGECADEIFGGYPWFHQPEIMNIDGFPWMRSIDEREDLLNDSWKTKLKLKEYVHSQYRKTINETPRFAGDSKEEARRREISYLNIIWFMTNLLDRKDRMSMGASLEVRVPFSDHRLVEYVWNIPWEMKRYGGKEKGILRKAMEGILPDEVLYRKKSPYPKTHHPKYAETVKLLMDDVLSQKDAPLFEFVNKDKLKAINESGGFDTGTPYFGHPMYL, encoded by the coding sequence ATGTGCGGCATTACAGGGTGGATAGATTGGCGAACAGACATGCGGACTGAGACGGCTGCGATTCATAAAATGGCAACAACATTAAATCGCAGAGGCCCGGATGATCTACGAGTGTGGACTTCTCCACATGCTGGATTTGGTCATGCGCGATTAGTTGTTGTTGACCCAGCAGGTGGCATTCAGCCAATGACAAGAACTGTGGCAAACAAGGACTATACGCTTGTATATAATGGAGAGCTTTATAACACGGAAGATATCCGAACAGAACTGCTGAAGCAAGGGCATACTTTTTCTGGTCACTCGGATACAGAAGTACTTCTCAAATCTTATATCGAGTGGGGAAGCGGATGCCTGGAGAAATTTAACGGCATCTTTGCCTTTGCTATTTGGAATGAACAAGATCAGAGCTTATTTATGGCAAGAGATCGCTTAGGCGTTAAGCCGTTGTTTTATTCCGTTTTACACGGGGCACTCATTTTTGGTTCAGAATTAAAGGCACTACTTGCCAATCCAAAACTTGATGCTGTTGTTGACCGGGAAGGTTTAGCCGATGTCATGGGCTTAGCTCCATCACGTACACCTGGTCAAGGCATTTATAAAAACATTTCAGAATTACGACCAGGACATATGCTAAATTATGATCGCAACGGGGCAAAAGTCAGCAGATATTGGTCTCTAAAAAGCAAGGAACACACTCAGGATGCAGACGAAACAGCCGGTCATATTCGCGAGCTACTAACGGATACAGTAAGCAGACAATTATTTGCCGATGTACCAGTAGGCATGTTTTTATCTGGGGGTCTAGACTCAAGTGCACTAACTGCATTAGCTGCCGAAATATACAAAAAAGAAGGCAAAGGACCCATTCGAAGTTATTCCATCGACTATGATGAAAATGATAAATATTTTAAATCAAGTGCCTTCCAACCAAATTCAGATGCGCCTTGGATCAAAAAAGTATCAGAAGAGCTAAAAACCAACCACACAAATGCAATCATCTCCATTGATACTCTAGCAGACCAACTAAAAGAAGCCGTTAACGTACGTGACTTGCCAGGGATGGCAGATGTTGATTCTTCGTTATTATGGTTCTGTAAAGAGATCAAAAAAGACGTGACGGTCGGTTTATCAGGTGAATGTGCAGATGAAATATTTGGAGGATATCCATGGTTTCATCAACCGGAAATTATGAATATTGATGGTTTCCCATGGATGCGCTCCATCGATGAACGTGAAGACTTATTAAACGACTCATGGAAAACCAAACTTAAACTAAAAGAATATGTGCACAGTCAATACCGCAAAACGATTAACGAAACACCACGCTTTGCTGGTGACTCAAAAGAAGAAGCAAGACGACGTGAGATCTCATACTTAAATATTATTTGGTTTATGACAAATTTATTGGATCGTAAAGATCGTATGAGCATGGGAGCAAGTCTTGAAGTACGAGTACCGTTCTCTGACCATAGATTAGTAGAATATGTTTGGAACATTCCATGGGAGATGAAACGATACGGAGGCAAAGAAAAAGGGATATTACGTAAGGCAATGGAGGGAATTCTTCCAGATGAAGTATTATATCGGAAGAAAAGTCCGTATCCAAAAACCCATCACCCAAAATATGCAGAGACAGTCAAACTGTTAATGGATGATGTACTATCTCAAAAAGACGCACCACTCTTTGAATTTGTAAACAAAGACAAACTAAAAGCTATCAACGAAAGTGGAGGCTTTGATACAGGAACGCCTTATTTTGGTCATCCAATGTACTTGTAA
- the proB gene encoding glutamate 5-kinase, whose translation MGRQRIVVKIGSSSLTETNGSLSLEKLTEHVGALAELKKQGHDVILISSGAVAAGFPSLGYPSRPVTLAGKQAAAAVGQGLLMQGYTEQFAPYSLTPAQLLLTRDDFSDHTRFGNANRAITELLKRGCIPIINENDSTSVDELTFGDNDLLSALVVGFVHADMLIILTDVNGIYSDNPLKNPDAMKYSHIPEITSELLALSGESGTTVGTGGMKSKISAAQTALSLGVNSFIGKGEGHAKLVSILSGEGDGTYLGSFSHKPVMPTSKQWISLHSQTVGSIVIDEGAEHALLQKGKSLLPAGVVSVRGIFSAQEVIQVCNAKGFLLGKGRTNLSSEEISLVKGLDSTKAREITNHSRKEIIHRDQWVAANRKEQTNNE comes from the coding sequence ATGGGTCGACAACGAATCGTCGTAAAAATAGGTAGTAGTTCATTAACGGAGACAAATGGCTCATTAAGTTTGGAGAAGCTCACTGAACATGTTGGGGCTCTTGCTGAGCTAAAAAAACAGGGCCATGATGTGATTTTAATTTCTTCAGGTGCTGTTGCAGCAGGTTTTCCATCACTTGGCTACCCTAGTCGACCCGTTACGTTAGCTGGTAAACAAGCTGCTGCAGCTGTTGGTCAAGGTTTGTTAATGCAAGGGTACACCGAACAATTTGCTCCCTATTCATTAACTCCAGCACAGCTTTTATTAACTCGAGATGACTTTTCAGACCATACTCGATTTGGGAATGCTAACCGTGCGATCACAGAATTATTAAAAAGAGGCTGTATCCCGATTATTAATGAAAATGATTCAACAAGTGTAGATGAGCTTACGTTCGGCGATAATGATCTGCTTTCAGCTTTAGTCGTTGGATTTGTTCATGCTGATATGTTGATCATTTTAACGGATGTCAATGGCATCTATTCAGATAATCCGCTTAAAAACCCTGATGCGATGAAGTACTCACATATACCTGAGATCACGTCGGAGCTCCTTGCGCTTTCCGGGGAATCTGGAACAACTGTTGGAACAGGTGGAATGAAATCGAAAATTAGTGCCGCACAAACGGCTCTATCCCTTGGAGTGAACTCATTTATCGGAAAAGGAGAAGGTCACGCTAAACTGGTCTCCATTCTGAGTGGCGAGGGTGATGGAACGTATCTAGGCAGCTTTTCGCATAAACCTGTTATGCCAACTTCCAAACAATGGATCTCTCTTCACTCACAAACGGTTGGTTCCATTGTGATTGATGAAGGCGCAGAACATGCCTTACTGCAAAAAGGAAAAAGCTTATTACCTGCAGGTGTTGTCTCAGTTCGTGGAATCTTCTCTGCTCAAGAGGTAATCCAAGTATGTAATGCCAAAGGTTTTTTACTCGGAAAAGGACGAACAAATTTATCGTCAGAAGAGATATCACTTGTAAAAGGATTAGATAGCACAAAAGCACGTGAGATCACCAATCATTCTAGAAAAGAAATTATTCATAGAGATCAATGGGTAGCTGCCAATCGGAAGGAGCAGACTAATAATGAGTGA
- the proC gene encoding pyrroline-5-carboxylate reductase has product MQINKQITFLGAGSMAEAIIGGLISQNIVSSRSITVANLQDQDRLAYINETYQVNTESNRLEAVQSADIIILAMKPKNLQDAISYIKEDVTENQLIVSVIAGIPTTLIEAELITNNPVIRTMPNTSAKVGESASAICLGKFATDAHLLTVETLFKAIGSVSLVEEEQMDAVTGVAGSGPAYFYYMVEAMEKAACNAGLSKEQAHDLVTQTIVGVGKRLQNTNKTPRALYQEVMSPGGTTEAGIQKLAEHHFQDAIQDAVGNAVNRSKELGQVLSKN; this is encoded by the coding sequence ATGCAAATAAACAAACAAATTACCTTTTTAGGCGCCGGCTCAATGGCCGAAGCAATTATTGGAGGATTAATTTCTCAAAACATCGTCTCTTCTCGTTCGATCACAGTAGCAAATCTACAGGATCAAGATCGATTAGCTTATATAAATGAAACGTACCAAGTAAATACAGAGTCTAATCGACTTGAAGCTGTGCAATCAGCCGATATTATTATTCTCGCGATGAAACCAAAAAATCTTCAAGATGCGATTAGTTACATCAAAGAAGATGTGACAGAAAATCAACTGATTGTATCGGTCATTGCAGGTATTCCCACTACTTTAATTGAGGCTGAACTCATCACTAATAACCCAGTTATTCGCACAATGCCGAATACCTCAGCCAAAGTAGGCGAATCAGCTTCAGCGATTTGTCTTGGCAAATTTGCAACAGATGCTCACCTTTTAACAGTCGAAACCTTATTTAAGGCTATTGGTTCTGTATCATTAGTGGAGGAAGAACAAATGGATGCTGTTACTGGCGTTGCCGGTAGTGGTCCTGCTTACTTTTACTATATGGTTGAAGCTATGGAGAAAGCAGCTTGTAATGCTGGACTATCAAAAGAGCAAGCACACGACCTTGTAACCCAGACAATAGTAGGTGTGGGAAAACGACTTCAGAATACAAATAAAACACCTCGCGCCCTATACCAAGAGGTTATGAGTCCAGGCGGAACAACGGAGGCTGGGATTCAAAAGCTTGCTGAGCATCACTTTCAAGACGCGATCCAAGACGCTGTAGGCAATGCAGTGAACCGATCCAAAGAGCTTGGGCAGGTTTTATCTAAAAACTAA
- a CDS encoding ion transporter, with protein MELVLRFLAVRPREFFTRGWNWFDLIIVGAGHIFVGAHFVTVLRVLRVLRVLRAISVIPSLRRLVDALLLTIPSMGNIFILMSIFFYIFAVIGTMLFSGIEPEFFGSLHLSLMTLFQIVTLDSWSSGIMRPILEEFWWAWIYFISFVLIGTFVIFNLFIGVIVNNVEKANEADQEQDKKENDQQALEEVRKELAEIKELLKNK; from the coding sequence ATCGAATTAGTATTGCGGTTCCTTGCAGTTAGGCCAAGAGAGTTTTTTACTCGAGGCTGGAATTGGTTTGACCTGATCATCGTAGGAGCTGGTCATATCTTTGTAGGTGCTCATTTTGTAACCGTATTACGGGTGCTAAGAGTTCTGCGTGTGTTGCGAGCCATCTCTGTAATACCATCACTAAGACGACTTGTAGATGCGCTCTTACTTACAATCCCCTCTATGGGGAACATTTTTATCCTGATGTCGATTTTCTTTTACATATTTGCCGTGATTGGCACAATGTTGTTTTCAGGTATCGAGCCTGAGTTTTTTGGAAGTCTTCACCTTTCATTAATGACATTATTTCAAATTGTCACGCTTGATTCATGGTCGAGCGGCATCATGCGCCCTATTCTTGAAGAGTTCTGGTGGGCATGGATCTACTTTATCTCGTTTGTCTTGATAGGTACATTTGTTATTTTCAACTTATTTATTGGTGTAATCGTCAATAACGTCGAAAAGGCAAACGAAGCAGATCAAGAGCAAGATAAAAAAGAGAACGATCAACAAGCGCTAGAAGAAGTGCGAAAAGAATTGGCCGAGATAAAAGAATTGTTAAAGAATAAGTGA
- a CDS encoding aspartate kinase → MKVAKFGGSSVASAEQIRKVAAIVAEDSERKIVVVSAPGKRDKNDSKVTDLLIELGELSLSTGDAEAELQAVIERYKLIADDLAVDQEIISVIEADLRERLATNRDKPGVFMDAIKASGEDNNAKLIAAFLKSEGMNATYLNPKDAGLLVSDEPGNAQVLPEAYDNLIKLRDTDQIIVFPGFFGYSPEGTLVTFPRGGSDITGAILAAGTKAELYENFTDVDSVYAANPNVVDSPVEIKRMTYREMRELSYAGFSVFHDEALIPAFRNGIPVCVKNTNNPSSSGTMIIAEREYFFNPVIGIAADDGFSTIYVRKYLMNREVGFGRRLLQILEDEGLSYEHIPSGIDDTSVILRDHQLTDDMQERIIDRIKNELHADDVYIEKDFSMVMIVGEGMHNTVGVSARATQALARAHVNIEMINQGSSEVSLVLGVHQEDADRAVQALYEEFFGASDGTIQ, encoded by the coding sequence ATGAAGGTTGCAAAATTTGGGGGATCATCTGTAGCTAGTGCGGAGCAAATCCGTAAAGTTGCAGCAATCGTAGCAGAAGATAGCGAAAGAAAAATTGTAGTTGTTTCAGCTCCAGGAAAACGTGATAAGAATGATTCGAAGGTTACTGATTTATTAATTGAATTAGGTGAATTAAGCCTTTCAACGGGTGATGCAGAAGCTGAATTACAAGCTGTTATAGAGCGATACAAATTAATAGCAGATGATTTAGCCGTTGATCAAGAAATTATTAGTGTCATTGAAGCAGACTTACGCGAGCGGTTGGCAACAAATCGAGATAAACCAGGCGTTTTTATGGATGCAATTAAAGCAAGTGGAGAAGACAACAATGCCAAACTAATCGCAGCATTCCTTAAAAGCGAGGGAATGAATGCGACCTATTTAAATCCTAAGGATGCTGGTTTACTGGTTAGTGATGAACCAGGAAATGCACAGGTATTGCCTGAAGCTTATGATAACTTGATTAAACTTCGAGATACCGACCAAATCATTGTATTCCCAGGATTCTTTGGCTATTCTCCTGAAGGAACACTTGTGACATTTCCACGTGGTGGTTCAGATATCACAGGTGCAATCCTTGCTGCTGGTACGAAAGCAGAGCTTTATGAGAATTTTACAGATGTGGATTCAGTATACGCTGCAAATCCAAATGTGGTTGACAGTCCAGTTGAGATCAAACGCATGACTTACCGTGAAATGAGAGAGCTTTCCTATGCAGGATTTTCTGTTTTTCACGACGAAGCCTTAATTCCTGCGTTCCGTAATGGAATTCCGGTCTGTGTGAAAAATACAAACAACCCGTCATCATCAGGCACAATGATTATTGCAGAACGTGAATATTTCTTCAATCCAGTTATTGGTATTGCTGCTGATGATGGATTCTCAACAATATATGTACGAAAATACTTAATGAACCGTGAAGTAGGATTTGGTCGTCGTTTGCTTCAAATTTTAGAAGACGAAGGATTGTCCTATGAACATATTCCATCTGGAATTGATGATACGTCCGTTATTTTACGTGACCACCAATTAACAGATGACATGCAAGAGCGAATTATTGATCGCATCAAAAACGAACTTCATGCAGATGATGTTTATATTGAAAAAGACTTCTCGATGGTGATGATTGTTGGAGAAGGCATGCATAATACAGTTGGTGTATCGGCGCGTGCAACGCAAGCCCTAGCTCGGGCACATGTTAACATCGAAATGATCAACCAAGGATCCTCCGAAGTCAGTCTTGTATTAGGTGTTCATCAAGAGGATGCTGACCGGGCTGTTCAAGCATTATACGAAGAGTTCTTTGGTGCATCAGATGGGACGATTCAATAA
- the folE2 gene encoding GTP cyclohydrolase FolE2 produces the protein MMTRVLPPKAERHRLFGSVEPIEGTKPKNKEAMTDLQNKPSDYFFPIQQVGISKVKYPVMVESAWAPETQTATAEFRLTTNLGADYKGINMSRLTEQLHAFYQVHLLSPETLRELAAILSREMNQTGAQIEVTFPWFFLKKAPSSQKEGLAHAEVTYRVEFDEASGYKTEISLEAAITTLCPCSKEISEYSAHNQRGFVTMTIRTTDDSETDWKTALVEAAESNASSILYPVLKRPDEKAVTERAYENPRFVEDLARLVAADLYEHDEVREFTIHCRNEESIHQHDAVAKLHYNKD, from the coding sequence ATGATGACACGTGTATTACCACCAAAGGCTGAACGCCATCGTTTATTTGGCTCAGTTGAACCAATAGAAGGAACAAAACCAAAAAACAAAGAAGCTATGACTGATTTGCAAAATAAACCATCAGATTATTTTTTCCCTATACAACAGGTTGGAATTTCAAAAGTTAAATACCCTGTGATGGTAGAATCTGCGTGGGCTCCAGAAACCCAAACAGCAACAGCTGAATTTCGTTTAACAACAAATCTTGGCGCTGACTATAAAGGCATCAATATGAGCCGATTAACAGAGCAGCTTCACGCATTTTATCAGGTACACTTACTTTCTCCTGAGACATTACGTGAACTTGCTGCAATACTTTCTCGTGAGATGAACCAAACGGGAGCACAGATTGAGGTGACCTTCCCGTGGTTTTTCCTTAAAAAAGCACCTTCTTCACAAAAAGAAGGGCTAGCGCATGCCGAGGTAACGTATCGTGTTGAATTTGATGAAGCAAGTGGCTACAAAACGGAAATCAGCTTAGAAGCTGCGATTACAACGTTATGCCCATGCTCAAAAGAGATTAGTGAATACAGTGCACACAATCAACGTGGTTTTGTAACGATGACGATCCGCACAACAGATGATTCCGAGACAGATTGGAAAACAGCATTAGTTGAAGCGGCTGAATCCAATGCTAGCTCAATCCTTTATCCCGTGTTAAAACGTCCTGACGAAAAAGCTGTTACAGAGCGTGCGTATGAGAATCCACGCTTTGTTGAAGATTTGGCGAGACTAGTTGCTGCTGATTTGTACGAGCATGATGAAGTTCGTGAGTTTACAATACATTGTCGAAATGAAGAGTCCATTCACCAGCACGATGCCGTCGCAAAACTTCACTATAATAAAGACTAA